A single window of Salvia splendens isolate huo1 chromosome 6, SspV2, whole genome shotgun sequence DNA harbors:
- the LOC121806451 gene encoding electron transfer flavoprotein subunit beta, mitochondrial-like isoform X1, which translates to MKIMVAVKRVVDYAVKIRSGVETSNVKMSMNPFCEIALEEALRIKESGRASEVVSVGPAQCADTLRTGLAKGADRAIHVEFPGTLYPLSVAKIFKALVDAEKPGLLLLGKQVVLDEGNKVATVDREVDGGLETLSLDLPVITTDLRLNQPRYATLPNIMKAKSKVIKKLTLQDLNVEIRSDLEVVQVIEPPKRQAGVVLSSV; encoded by the exons ATGAAGATCATGGTAGCCGTCAAACGGGTCGTGGACTACGCCGTCAAAATCCGG AGCGGTGTGGAGACCTCGAACGTGAAGATGTCGATGAATCCATTCTGCGAGATAGCTTTAGAGGAGGCGCTCCGGATCAAGGAGTCCGGCCGGGCCTCGGAAGTCGTGAGCGTGGGCCCGGCCCAGTGCGCTGACACTCTCCGCACCGGGCTTGCGAAGGGCGCCGACCGGGCCATCCACGTGGAATTCCCGGGAACGCTTTACCCCCTTTCTGTTGCTAAGATCTTCAAGGCGCTCGTCGATGCTGAAAAGCCCGGCCTTCTCCTTCTCGGAAAACAG GTTGTACTCGATGAAGGAAATAAAGTAGCAACCGTGGACAGAGAGGTTGATGGTGGTCTCGAGACCTTGAGCTTGGATTTACCTGTAATCAC CACTGACCTGAGGCTGAACCAACCAAGATATGCCACTCTTCCAAACATTATGAAGGCAAAGTCGAAGGTGATAAAGAAGCTCACTCTGCAGGATCTGAACGTCGAGATCAGATCCGACTTGGAGGTTGTTCAAGTGATAGAGCCTCCCAAAAGACAAGCTGGGGTAGTGCTTTCTTCTGTATAG
- the LOC121806451 gene encoding electron transfer flavoprotein subunit beta, mitochondrial-like isoform X2, which yields MKIMVAVKRVVDYAVKIRSGVETSNVKMSMNPFCEIALEEALRIKESGRASEVVSVGPAQCADTLRTGLAKGADRAIHVEFPGTLYPLSVAKIFKALVDAEKPGLLLLGKQVVLDEGNKVATVDREVDGGLETLSLDLPH from the exons ATGAAGATCATGGTAGCCGTCAAACGGGTCGTGGACTACGCCGTCAAAATCCGG AGCGGTGTGGAGACCTCGAACGTGAAGATGTCGATGAATCCATTCTGCGAGATAGCTTTAGAGGAGGCGCTCCGGATCAAGGAGTCCGGCCGGGCCTCGGAAGTCGTGAGCGTGGGCCCGGCCCAGTGCGCTGACACTCTCCGCACCGGGCTTGCGAAGGGCGCCGACCGGGCCATCCACGTGGAATTCCCGGGAACGCTTTACCCCCTTTCTGTTGCTAAGATCTTCAAGGCGCTCGTCGATGCTGAAAAGCCCGGCCTTCTCCTTCTCGGAAAACAG GTTGTACTCGATGAAGGAAATAAAGTAGCAACCGTGGACAGAGAGGTTGATGGTGGTCTCGAGACCTTGAGCTTGGATTTACCT CACTGA
- the LOC121806449 gene encoding protein OBERON 2-like, with protein MTSEPEKESMDIDSPGDTKELPYELVRNGLNLYPVSVHDSGEGLPYAPQDWPSPGDNWRWKVGKRISASGYFIDRYLYVPTRFRKIGDRKGFASRLSLVYYIREKFPGADVDAFFASFSWRIPSKVIKKADRDMLRVLPEPAEDPVSDGVACCKAGNRFCSSLAAREDSGSQIMFCDICCGEAGFCRDCCCILCSQTIEKASEEYNSIRCEADIEGGACGHSCHIDCALRAYLAGTVGGSIGLDAEYYCRRCDTRTDLVLHVTRLVKKCKSNDSPDEIEKILNVGIRVLRGSNRTCAAQLLHHFQLAMSKLKNGSYLEDIWNMEDVCEDASGLSRNGNSVLETPKSELEDFQLESPPVLSSKFDYRVESLKLENEIDYILDELRKSQEIEYRLAEERLSAQKKYIINLYEELEKERCALLKHTSISEKQDSLLDAVLSRVSQVKREVSRLKDMGEVSKGFGRVPKRILEEQFSLEIEH; from the exons ATGACTAGTGAGCCAGAAAAAGAGTCTATGGACATTGACAGCCCGGGAGATACTAAAGAGCTGCCATATGAGCTTGTTAGAAATGGTCTCAATCTGTACCCAGTCTCTGTTCATGATTCGGGTGAAGGCCTTCCATATGCTCCTCAAGATTGGCCTAGTCCTGGTGATAACTGGCGCTGGAAAGTCGGGAAAAGAATTTCTGCTTCAGGATACTTTATAGATAGATATTTGTATGTTCCCACCAGGTTCCGCAAGATAGGAGATAGAAAAGGCTTCGCCAGCAGGCTGTCACTTGTATACTATATTCGAGAAAAATTCCCCGGTGCAGATGTTGATGCTTTCTTTGCCTCTTTCAGCTGGAGAATCCCTTCAAAAGTTATCAAGAAAG CTGATAGAGATATGCTCAGGGTCCTTCCAGAGCCAGCAGAAGATCCAGTATCTGATGGTGTAGCATGTTGTAAAGCTGGCAATAGATTCTGCAGCAGCTTAGCTGCACGAGAGGACTCTGGTTCACAAATCATGTTCTGTGATATTTGCTGTGGTGAAGCTGGTTTCTGCAGAGATTGTTGTTGTATATTATGTTCTCAAACTATTGAGAAAGCTTCTGAAGAATACAATTCCATTAGATGTGAAGCTGATATTGAGGGTGGTGCTTGCGGACATAGTTGTCATATTGACTGTGCTCTACGAGCTTACTTGGCTGGGACAGTTGGAGGGAGTATTGGTTTGGATGCAGAGTATTATTGCCGTCGCTGTGATACGCGAACCGATCTGGTTTTACATGTTACCAGACTAGTAAAGAAATGTAAATCAAATGACTCGCCAGATGAGATTGAGAAGATCTTGAATGTTGGCATTCGTGTGCTGCGTGGGTCGAATAGAACATGCGCAGCGCAGCTGTTGCATCATTTTCAGCTAGCCATGTCAAAG CTTAAGAATGGAAGTTATCTGGAAGATATCTGGAATATGGAAGATGTCTGTGAAGATGCTTCTG GGCTGTCACGAAATGGCAACAGTGTACTGGAAACCCCAAAGAGCGAGCTGGAAGACTTCCAACTGGAGTCGCCTCCAGTGTTGTCATCAAAATTTGACTATCGAGTGGAATCGCTAAAACTCGAGAATGAAATTGATTACATCCTGGACGAACTAAGGAAGTCGCAAGAGATTGAATATAGACTAGCTGAGGAAAGGCTTTCAGCTCAGAAGAAGTATATCATTAATCTCTACGAAGAGCTTGAGAAAGAGAGGTGTGCCCTGCTGAAGCATACATCTATATCCGAGAAGCAGGACTCATTGCTCGATGCTGTCTTGAGTAGAGTTTCTCAGgtgaagcgggaagtgtcccgGCTCAAGGACATGGGAGAAGTCTCCAAGGGATTCGGTAGAGTTCCTAAACGTATTCTCGAGGAACAATTTAGTCTAGAAATTGAGCATTGA
- the LOC121806448 gene encoding pentatricopeptide repeat-containing protein At4g14820-like, with product MAQPLPSAALHPVPAPHRHPPNFAHLISTATSLPHLKQIQAQILRNSHHHHHLFQLLLYSLPFPSYALSLLSFIPADIPPPRQLPNKILKHLSRSDNPHKALVFFQAMQNKFFPIDRFSFPPLLKAASRALSLSEGKMIHGLAAKLGFESDPFVQTALLGMYAACGLISEARTVFDKMPQRDVVTWNIMIDGYCQSRLFDDVLALLEEMKSSDIKPDARVFTTILAACSRVGNLDIGRLVQEYISESNVVVDYQLQTALLNMYINFGAMDKAQCFYDELKPKNVVASTAMITGYSKKGNLEAARLIFDEMVDKDLVCWSAMISCYANSDEPREALEIFREMQQLGVKPDQVTMLSVISACARLGALDKAEQIHLYVDEKGFGTALPINNALIDMYAKCGSLDRAEEVYDRVRRKNVISWTSMINAFATHGDVDNALRHFRQMRVENVEPNWITFVGVLYACSHAGLVEEGEKLFESMVKQYGIAPRLEHYGCMVDLYGRAGRLRDALEIVESMQMAPSVVIWGSLMAACRIHGESELGEFAAKRLLNIDPDHDGALVFLSNIYAKERKWENVGAVRNAMKHKGISKERGCSMIEINGDMHTFLTADKSHRRTDEIYAKLGEVVDKLREVGYTPNTNCVLVDLSEDEKKEAVLWHSEKLALCYGLISREKQSTIRIIKNLRICEDCHEFMKMASKVLDTEIIIRDRTRFHQCRDGVCSCKDYW from the exons ATGGCTCAGCCTCTCCCCTCCGCCGCACTCCACCCCGTCCCGGCGCCCCACCGCCACCCACCCAACTTCGCCCATCTCATCTCCACCGCCACTTCCCTCCCCCACCTCAAGCAAATCCAAGCTCAAATCCTCCGCAactcccaccaccaccaccacctcttcCAACTCCTCCTCTATTCCCTCCCATTCCCTTCCTACGCCCTCTCGTTACTCTCCTTCATCCCCGCCGACATCCCTCCGCCGCGCCAGCTCCCCAACAAGATCCTCAAACACCTCTCCCGCTCAGACAACCCCCACAAGGCGCTCGTGTTTTTCCAAGCGATGCAGAACAAATTCTTCCCCATCGACAGGTTCAGCTTCCCGCCGCTGCTAAAAGCGGCGTCGAGAGCTCTATCTCTCAGTGAAGGGAAGATGATTCACGGGCTGGCCGCGAAGCTTGGGTTCGAATCCGACCCTTTTGTGCAAACTGCGTTGCTGGGAATGTACGCCGCTTGTGGGCTAATCTCAGAGGCCCGTACAGTGTTCGATAAAATGCCTCAACGAGATGTCGTCACTTGGAATATCATGATCGATGG ATATTGTCAAAGCCGGCTTTTTGATGATGTCTTAGCCCTCTTGGAAGAGATGAAGAGCTCTGATATAAAACCCGACGCTAGAGTTTTTACTACCATTCTTGCTGCATGCAGCCGTGTTGGGAATTTGGATATTGGGAGGCTAGTGCAAGAATACATATCTGAGAGCAACGTCGTAGTTGATTATCAGTTGCAGACTGCGCTTTTGAACATGTATATCAACTTTGGTGCCATGGACAAAGCACAATGTTTCTACGACGAGCTGAAGCCAAAAAATGTTGTGGCTTCAACTGCCATGATCACAGGGTATTCAAAAAAAGGCAATCTTGAAGCTGCTCGATTAATTTTTGATGAAATGGTTGATAAAGATCTTGTGTGTTGGAGCGCCATGATTTCTTGTTATGCGAATAGTGATGAGCCTCGTGAAGCtcttgagatatttcgtgaaatgCAGCAACTTGGAGTTAAGCCTGATCAAGTCACCATGTTGAGTGTTATCTCAGCATGTGCTCGTCTTGGCGCGCTGGATAAAGCTGAACAAATCCATTTGTATGTGGACGAGAAAGGTTTTGGAACGGCTTTGCCTATCAATAATGCCCTGATTGATATGTATGCCAAATGTGGCAGTCTAGACAGAGCGGAGGAAGTTTATGACCGTGTGCGTAGGAAAAACGTCATATCTTGGACAAGCATGATCAATGCTTTTGCCACTCACGGGGACGTGGACAACGCCCTGAGACATTTTCGACAGATGAGAGTTGAAAATGTGGAACCAAACTGGATTACGTTTGTGGGTGTTCTGTATGCTTGTAGTCATGCAGGATTAGTCGAAGAGGGAGAGAAGTTGTTTGAATCAATGGTGAAACAATATGGAATAGCTCCGAGGCTAGAGCATTATGGATGCATGGTGGACCTCTATGGTCGAGCTGGTCGTCTCAGAGATGCTCTGGAGATAGTCGAGAGTATGCAAATGGCTCCAAGCGTTGTCATATGGGGATCGTTGATGGCTGCCTGCCGTATTCATGGTGAGTCCGAGTTGGGCGAATTTGCAGCAAAACGTCTTCTCAATATAGATCCTGATCACGATGGAGCCCTTGTGTTTTTATCAAACATATATGCCAAAGAGAGGAAGTGGGAGAATGTCGGAGCTGTGAGGAATGCCATGAAGCATAAAGGCATATCAAAGGAACGAGGATGCAGCATGATTGAGATAAATGGTGATATGCACACGTTCCTGACAGCAGACAAGAGCCATAGACGAACAGATGAGATCTACGCCAAGTTAGGTGAGGTGGTTGACAAGCTGAGAGAGGTAGGCTACACTCCAAACACCAACTGTGTTTTGGTGGATTTGAGCGAAGATGAAAAGAAAGAGGCCGTTCTTTGGCACAGCGAGAAGCTAGCTTTGTGTTACGGGCTGATAAGCAGGGAGAAACAATCCACAATTCGTATAATTAAAAACCTTAGGATCTGTGAGGACTGCCACGAATTCATGAAGATGGCTTCGAAGGTATTGGATACAGAAATCATTATTAGAGATAGAACTAGATTTCATCAATGTAGAGATGGTGTGTGTTCTTGCAAAGACTATTGGTGA
- the LOC121806450 gene encoding uncharacterized protein LOC121806450, with protein MISRKHRTLEEATKMAMAMHTPISSVKSSLTVDSSSTPSESRDLFYFPGCKKNANCKCEICIASINATLDLMPQSSNRSSFRKSYAPRTFIPRSPIYFNSFSVNLSTPKSSAQTITPVVASPPPSSTETISHRKDEKRRRDGLGYGVFSLTTLWCLILVLGAEYGASWLVSGVARARLSPDFVNNLGLKFGVFESLSGRLEFLKNELEGLVGGDVSSCSSVDHSLWRINQDGRLLTSRCVLYESMIEEVSIWGWPLQTAGLLAAEYSTRSYTVITGRVREWSNGGAEYLVRDAGNSSWTQKKWSTSVVQLESNTWILEYRRSFIGHNPKLVSAAVEFLRFKLTSQFKKMKREFWLAPAFSSQNSEDRRGRIAPPT; from the exons atgatttCAAGAAAACACAGAACCCTCGAAGAAGCCACGAAGATGGCAATGGCGATGCACACCCCAATTTCTTCTGTCAAATCATCGCTCACAGTCGACAGCAGCAGCACTCCATCAGAAAGTCGAGATCTTTTCTATTTCCCAGGCTGCAAGAAAAATGCCAACTGCAAGTGCGAGATCTGCATCGCCAGCATCAACGCGACTCTCGACTTGATGCCACAGAGCTCGAACCGAAGCTCGTTCAGAAAATCCTACGCCCCACGCACCTTCATTCCAAGAAGCCCCATTTATTTCAACTCTTTCTCGGTCAATCTCTCCACACCTAAATCAAGTGCTCAGACGATCACGCCTGTGGTGGCCTCTCCGCCTCCCAGTTCAACTGAAACAATCAGCCATCGCAAGGACGAGAAGAGGAGAAGGGATGGTTTGGGATATGGGGTGTTTTCCTTGACAACATTATGGTGTTTGATCCTTGTTTTAGGGGCGGAGTACGGGGCTTCTTGGTTGGTCTCTGGGGTTGCGAGGGCTAGGTTATCCCCGGATTTTGTCAACAATTTGGGATTGAAATTCGGGGTTTTTGAAAGTTTGAGTGGAAGGTTGGAGTTCTTGAAGAATGAATTGGAAGGGTTGGTTGGTGGAGATGTCTCAAGCTGCAGCTCTGTTGATCACTCCTTGTGGAGAATCAATCAG GATGGAAGGCTGCTAACCTCGCGATGTGTGCTCTATGAATCGATGATAGAGGAAGTAAGCATTTGGGGCTGGCCGCTGCAGACTGCTGGATTGCTTGCAGCTGAGTATTCAACAAGATCATACACAGTCATAACAGGAAGAGTTAGAGAG TGGTCAAATGGGGGTGCTGAGTATCTGGTTCGGGACGCTGGTAACAGTTCATGGACACAGAAAAAATGGAGTACCTCGGTGGTGCAGCTTGAGTCGAACACATGGATCCTCGAGTACAGAAGGAGCTTCATTGGGCACAACCCGAAGTTGGTCTCAGCTGCAGTGGAGTTCTTGAGATTCAAGCTCACAAGCCAGTTCaagaagatgaagagagagtttTGGTTGGCACCTGCGTTCAGCAGCCAAAATTCTGAAGATAGACGAGGGCGCATTGCGCCTCCTACATGA
- the LOC121807967 gene encoding uncharacterized protein LOC121807967, with the protein MEIESAKCECCGLREDCTQDYITQVKSKFQGKWLCGLCSEAVSDELSRGKARSGLDEAVKAHISFCRNYKSNPAVNVADGMRQMLRRRSDLSSPSSSSSSKKYSRSSSTSQVGFY; encoded by the coding sequence atggagaTTGAATCAGCAAAGTGCGAGTGCTGTGGACTAAGGGAAGACTGCACACAAGATTACATCACTCAAGTGAAGTCGAAATTCCAAGGAAAATGGCTCTGCGGTCTCTGCTCCGAGGCCGTTAGCGACGAGCTTAGCCGAGGCAAGGCCCGGTCCGGCTTGGACGAGGCCGTCAAGGCCCACATCTCCTTCTGCCGCAACTATAAGTCCAATCCGGCCGTGAACGTCGCTGACGGCATGAGGCAGAtgctgaggaggaggagcgaTCTCTCTTCGCCCTCGTCTTCGTCTTCGTCTAAGAAGTATTCTAGATCGTCGAGCACGTCGCAGGTCGGATTTTACTAG
- the LOC121809307 gene encoding FCS-Like Zinc finger 8-like has translation MEDYTSLQSPKEHYRQPISSIFTSPRLLTSFVSKGSLETESLTSPTSIMDTKPFCALRNPFKSETNSPKPEGKNHWDKLESRGVSLGLIDALIDENSQSNVSKHDSRMVLFGSQLRIHVPPLPPSVASPTDSPKSPCDFGIKTRHSHVGSPSPSANLKRSPFGSMNSGGFSSLSASEMELSEDYTCVISYGPNPKTTHIFDDCILESCCGVVKFSESRKENGQFSMNQSMSYPSECFLSFCYSCKKNLGQGKDIYMYRGEKAFCSSECRCKEMMLEEEEGSETSDSDHHVYNGTSS, from the exons ATGGAAGATTACACCTCTCTGCAATCCCCAAAGGAGCATTACAGACAGCCCATTTCCTCAATTTTCACTTCGCCTAGGTTGCTCACTAGTTTTGTGTCAAAGGGCTCTCTTGAAACTGAGTCTTTAACCAGCCCAACTTCAATCATGGATACCAAACCGTTTTGTGCTCTAAGAAACCCCTTTAAGTCTGAAACAAACTCCCCCAAACCAGAAGGCAAGAACCATTGGGATAAATTGGAGTCAAGAGGGGTTAGCCTTGGCCTTATAGATGCACTGATTGATGAGAACTCACAGTCGAATGTGTCAAAGCACGATAGCCGGATGGTCCTCTTTGGATCACAGTTGAGGATCCATGTCCCTCCCCTGCCTCCCTCTGTAGCTTCCCCAACTGATTCCCCCAAATCCCCCTGTGATTTTGGCATCAAAACTAGGCACTCTCATGTGGGCTCACCCTCGCCCTCGGCTAATCTGAAGAGATCCCCCTTTGGCTCGATGAATTCGGGTGGTTTTAGTAGTCTCTCTGCTAGTGAGATGGAGCTCTCGGAGGACTACACATGTGTGATATCTTATGGCCCAAATCCAAAAACTACACACATATTTGATGATTGCATTCTTGAGAGCTGTTGTGGGGTTGTCAAGTTCTCAGAATCAAGAAAGGAAAATGGCCAGTTTTCGATGAATCAGTCGATGAGTTACCCCTCTGAGTGTTTCCTTAGCTTCTGCTATAGCTGCAAGAAGAATCTTGGACAAGGGAAGGATATTTACATGTACAG GGGTGAGAAGGCATTCTGCAGCAGTGAATGCCGGTGCAAGGAAATGATgcttgaggaggaggaggggtcGGAAACTTCTGATTCCGACCACCACGTGTATAATGGTACTTCCTCGTGA